The sequence ctatcctcaacctggtttagcccttTTGCCAAAATGATTTACTGGGTTGTTATTGTTGTGCCGGCTATATTCAGCTTCTTGGCAAGAGATGGGTGGACACCAGAGAAGgaagccctgaaaagggctcaccAGCCCTCACAGCAGAGAAACTAGCCTTCCCTGAACACCCTTACACCTCAATAGGAGGAGAATGAGAGAATGAAGACTATAGCGTCAGgaataatcaattaattaatctgTACAAAAAATATACAGGGTAAATGGGGATTGAGGTTGGGGGAGGGAGACATCAGGAAAGATGAGCTTAGCCTTGAAAGAAATTCTATAGAAGGagtaggaagagagaagagagagaataatccATTTATAGGTGATAGCCAATACCAAGGCACCAAGTCATGTATGAGGGACAAAACAGTTTTGTTAGACTGcatgtagaaataataataattattacgtATATGtagacagatggatggacagataaaTTGAcaggatagatagatgaatagatgcaTGGATAGATTGATAGggggatggatggatagatggatagatggaaggatggatggatggatggctaGAAACTGCTTTCAAAACTGTTGTTTCATCTAATAGAATGTTTTCATATAATGCCACATTGAAATATTCTGTGGGAGGAGATGGAATAGACCTGGAGAAAGCTAAAAACATAAAGTTGAGAGACATGAGCTGTGAGTCCTTATTGTTCCTCTAACATCATTAGACAATAAGTCCATAATACCATAGTCACAAAGTGGAGCGGAACAACAGGGAATGGGAGCCCGAAACCTTTCAGGCGGGGAGCAGGGACCGAGTCATGCTGCTACCTGGCAATGAGATGACACTGTGCATTTAATAACATATTGACATTATTTTGTAGCTGTCCCATACCTTGCACTATCCAGGTATCTTGCATTTTTACCTTTCGTTCTACATCCTCTCAAAATAGGTCTCCAAAAGGTAGACTGTCAGACCCCCACCCTTGGGAGATTTCCTTAGGAATGATACATGAAAAAGCCATGGGGATGAGAGTATCTAGATCTTCAGTGGTCTTACagtactgataaaaaaaaagtttacatgaaatatatacaagtttattttatattttgtatacaaCGTAACCTTGCATTGCAGAAGATAGCTCAAAAAGTAGTCTTACAATCCAATGTATAACACTTATTACAAAGAATCAGTATGAAAACATTAAGTAATTTCCTCAAATGAATATTTCCTCAGTACAATGATTATGTTAGTAGCATTTACATAGCCCAAGACTTGGATGGCGTGACTGTCTAGTTTTATTCATTTGGTTTACTGATGAGTAATAGTTATAATTTCTCTGGAACTAAGTAAATTGACTATATAATTAAAATACCATATATTAGACTCGATTAATTGATTTTCTGTGTAAatcaagaggagaaaatttgaagcaAAAGTATTAGAAGTGTAAGTGATACATATATTCTTTGATGAAGGGTTTTATTCCCAATATGACCTGACATAGTAACACTTCTCTAAGGATACAATGCTTTTAGGAGAGTGATCATAATACCAACTGACAGTATGAATTTTGGACAGATTAGATAAGTATTGCCATTCCTCTTTAgccgaaaaaaaaaaaatggttatcttttttcatttagatTACAGTTAATAATGGGTTAGGAAGTCCTTGTTTATGAATAGGTTAAGAACACTTAAAGGTACACTATTAACACTTAATAGATTTAAGGTcctatttctgtttctatttaatCTTCTTAAAGTTAGATATACTTTGATTAAAACCATTAGCAACCAAAggtaaatgaaaatatgtttgaatCTCAATGTGTAAATATTGATTTTATGtgacttatattttatattggtaATATTATCAACACATGAGGTCTTAATAAGATATTATGTCATTTTAGTAAAGTTATAAATAGTCTTAATTAATTTGCTAATTGAGTTTATCTGGTAATTCAAACCAGTGGTGTTATATACATATGGAACATGCTTGATTTACATCAGGGATGTCAAAATCTTAGGCATGGAGCTTCTTGCTATATTCCCCAGATAGACCAGAGAAACCTTTTTTAGAGGTAATTGGATTAAATGAatctttgtggggaaaaaaacagaagtagtgcaagaaaaagagaagagttaTCAGCACAAAATCTGAGTTTGAGACTACCAGTCTATAAAATGCATTATGTCCAAAAGATTTAAACAAGTTTACATGATGACAAAacagcccccccccaaaaaaaaaagaaaagaaaaaggaaagaaaacaaaatgaactgTAGTAGGTAGAGAACAATCAGAAAAACTCTACTCTCCATTGACTTCTTACATACCAGGGATATAAATGAAGAGTCGCAGCCTGAACAATCTCAAATATTCTgggtagtttttttctttttttgccatctTGATAACCTTTGGCTGTCTAGTTAGTCATCTCTGGCCACATTTTAATAGCATCCCCATCTTTGTTATCTATCACCCTGTTGATATTCTTCACAGATAGGCTTCTTCAAATCATCACCCAGGATGCTATTCTAATTATGGGAGAGCAAACAAGCTGAGGTTTCTTAACCCAGTTGAACAATGACTCGGCCTGAGGAACTAAacacattttaagaagaaaagcCCATTTCATGGTGAGGGACAGATTGATGTTCTGACTGTCCATTTATTGATTGAAATCTGAATAGGAACATTAAGGGATGTCTCAGTTCCTCTCTCTCTTGAAGGAAGATTGTCTGCTGTCCTTTACAAAGCATCGTGGATTTCGTGATCCATAGTAGACTGAGTGTGAGAAGAACTGGGTGTTTCTGAAGCATAAACTTGAGAAAAACTACAGTATTTGCAGAACCTTAAAGGcctcctgcaggttttgaagagTTGCTTGATGTATTTTCGGAATTTTTCCCCTAGGAAGAAGTAGATGATTGGATTGAGGCAGCAATGAACAAAAGCCAGAGCTTCAGTGACCTGGAGTGCATAGTCGAGCTCCATGCTAAAGGTGCAGTCCTGGAAAATTTCCAATTCTACCAGACTCTCTAAGAAGAGCACAATATTGTATGGGATCCAGAACACTAGGAACACAATCATGACTGCAAAGATCATTTTTACTGCCttattctttttgtcatttttgcagCGGTGCAGAGTCTTGATGATCTTGGTATAACAGAAGAGCATGATTCCAAGAGGAATCAAAAGCCCCAAGATGTTGATTTCTAGAGAGCTCAGAACCTTCCATGTGGTTGAATTCCCAGGGTACTTCTCTTTGCAGTAGGTATTGTTATTCTCCGTGTAAGATGTGCTGAATAGCAAGACTGGAAGTGAGGCAAATATGGCTACCGACCATATAACTAGACTTGTAATAACCCCATAAGTCAGAGTCCTGGCTCTCAAGGCAAAAATAGCATGCACTATAGCCAGGTACCTGTCTACACTCATGAGCATGATGAAGAATATACCGCTATAAAACCCAACCAGATATACGTAGGAAATGATTTTGCAAAAGGCTGTTCCAAAAACCCATTGGTCAGCGACATAGTAGAcccagaaagggagggaaaaaacaaagagCAGGTCAGAGATGGCGAGGTTGAACAGGTACACATCAGTCATGGATTTAAGCCGCTTGTATTTGAGGAGGACCAGAACCACCATGAGGTTGCCCAGCAGACCAAACAGGAACACCAGAGAATATAATGGTGGCAGGAAGAGTTTTCCAAAGTCCCTCACTCCCCCTTTGCTGCAAGGACTGGGGAGGTCAAAGTTGTAGTAGCTGCTATAGTCCAAAGTGGTTTCCATTATCTCTGAGGTAGACCCAActagaagaaggggaagaagagaagaatgtaTTTTTATCAGTGACATCAACGAAGGCtactctaaatttaaaaaaaaaaaatgcttcatgagaggcagcatggtgtagtgaatagaagATCTACCTGAAAGTAAAAAAGACCCGGGATTGAAACCTGTCTCTCATACTCTGTGTGACCACGgccaagtcacataatctctccATGCCCCATATG comes from Sarcophilus harrisii chromosome 5, mSarHar1.11, whole genome shotgun sequence and encodes:
- the CCR4 gene encoding C-C chemokine receptor type 4 isoform X1, whose amino-acid sequence is MESYFGETAVGSTSEIMETTLDYSSYYNFDLPSPCSKGGVRDFGKLFLPPLYSLVFLFGLLGNLMVVLVLLKYKRLKSMTDVYLFNLAISDLLFVFSLPFWVYYVADQWVFGTAFCKIISYVYLVGFYSGIFFIMLMSVDRYLAIVHAIFALRARTLTYGVITSLVIWSVAIFASLPVLLFSTSYTENNNTYCKEKYPGNSTTWKVLSSLEINILGLLIPLGIMLFCYTKIIKTLHRCKNDKKNKAVKMIFAVMIVFLVFWIPYNIVLFLESLVELEIFQDCTFSMELDYALQVTEALAFVHCCLNPIIYFFLGEKFRKYIKQLFKTCRRPLRFCKYCSFSQVYASETPSSSHTQSTMDHEIHDAL
- the CCR4 gene encoding C-C chemokine receptor type 4 isoform X2 yields the protein METTLDYSSYYNFDLPSPCSKGGVRDFGKLFLPPLYSLVFLFGLLGNLMVVLVLLKYKRLKSMTDVYLFNLAISDLLFVFSLPFWVYYVADQWVFGTAFCKIISYVYLVGFYSGIFFIMLMSVDRYLAIVHAIFALRARTLTYGVITSLVIWSVAIFASLPVLLFSTSYTENNNTYCKEKYPGNSTTWKVLSSLEINILGLLIPLGIMLFCYTKIIKTLHRCKNDKKNKAVKMIFAVMIVFLVFWIPYNIVLFLESLVELEIFQDCTFSMELDYALQVTEALAFVHCCLNPIIYFFLGEKFRKYIKQLFKTCRRPLRFCKYCSFSQVYASETPSSSHTQSTMDHEIHDAL